In Apium graveolens cultivar Ventura chromosome 10, ASM990537v1, whole genome shotgun sequence, the following are encoded in one genomic region:
- the LOC141691632 gene encoding uncharacterized protein LOC141691632, with protein MAKFTKDNYENWCIRMKAILGENDVWEIVEKGLEVPENEENLNQVQKDQLQAQRKKDQKAIMMIHQCLDDSMLQKVVSATTSKKVWDTLKSSFSGDAKVKRVRIQTLRGEFEALRMKESELISDYFSRVLTVVNQMKYIESRILVTFCSFTSTAPKVRPETTR; from the coding sequence ATGGCAAAGTTCACCAAAGATAATTATGAGAATTGGTGCATTCGTATGAAGGCGATCCTTGGAGAAAATGATGTGTGGGAAATTGTGGAGAAAGGATTGGAGGTGCCCGAAAATGAAGAAAATTTGAATCAAGTTCAAAAAGATCAACTTCAAGCCCAAAGAAAAAAGGATCAAAAGGCGATCATGATGATTCATCAATGTTTGGATGATTCTATGTTACAAAAAGTGGTTTCCGCAACAACATCAAAGAAAGTTTGGGATACTCTCAAATCTTCTTTTAGTGGCGATGCTAAAGTAAAGAGAGTTCGGATACAAACACTTCGTGGAGAGTTTGAGGCTTTGCGAATGAAGGAATCTGAATTAATCTCGGATTATTTTTCAAGGGTCTTGACCGTTGTCAATCAAATGAAATATATAGAAAGCAGGATTCTGGTTACCTTCTGTTCCTTTACTAGTACTGCCCCCAAGGTTCGGCCTGAGACAACGAGGTAG